One stretch of Natronoarchaeum philippinense DNA includes these proteins:
- a CDS encoding TrkA C-terminal domain-containing protein, which produces MASLPVELLFGLYVGLLTGIVPALISGSLGFLFRYVTGVSVPALAVVVLAVAVAGINGGLLGLVDPAISQSPRLLVAALVVMMLSLYAHSQGDALGATFPRRFSIATLRKQTLSADVVDFVGAVGQVTIRPTGEVGDVDGYPPLSADLREELRGGSWRFPADLPLAELESRLARRLRTEFDLAAVDVSIDERGRATIDAAPPSGGLSRRISPGQRAVSVSTLVPTGVTRGERVAVVPGTDADPIEGTVVSARSGADSGAGGDATDPAALTDGGESPLASTRPSAPTTTGGDGRVTVSVPTADAEQLLAVDRGQLRVQPRDAPAEFELLSVLRRTGKFVESLAVRAGGPLDGAALDPAAIREDHGVTVLGIRRSSADADGGRWTFSLDSSPELAPEDAVFVAGPPDAVARAREVLS; this is translated from the coding sequence ATGGCATCGCTTCCTGTCGAGTTACTTTTCGGGCTGTACGTCGGGCTGCTGACCGGCATCGTCCCGGCGCTGATCTCGGGGTCGCTCGGCTTTCTGTTTCGCTACGTTACCGGCGTCTCCGTGCCGGCGCTGGCGGTGGTCGTGCTCGCGGTGGCGGTCGCGGGGATCAACGGCGGCCTGTTGGGGCTGGTCGACCCCGCGATCTCACAGTCGCCGCGGCTGCTGGTCGCCGCGCTGGTCGTGATGATGCTGTCGCTGTACGCCCACAGTCAGGGCGACGCGCTCGGGGCGACGTTCCCGCGGCGGTTCTCGATCGCAACGCTTCGCAAGCAGACGCTGTCTGCCGACGTGGTCGATTTCGTCGGCGCCGTCGGGCAGGTGACGATCCGCCCGACCGGCGAGGTCGGCGACGTGGACGGCTACCCGCCGCTGTCGGCCGATCTGCGCGAGGAACTGCGCGGCGGAAGCTGGCGCTTCCCCGCCGACCTCCCGCTCGCTGAACTGGAGTCCCGACTCGCCCGGCGCCTGCGAACCGAGTTCGATCTGGCCGCCGTCGACGTTTCGATCGACGAACGGGGTCGGGCCACGATCGACGCCGCGCCGCCCTCTGGCGGACTCTCGCGGCGCATCTCGCCCGGCCAGCGCGCCGTTTCGGTCTCGACGCTCGTCCCGACGGGCGTCACCCGCGGCGAGCGCGTCGCCGTCGTGCCCGGTACCGACGCCGATCCGATCGAGGGCACCGTCGTCAGCGCCCGGTCAGGAGCCGATTCCGGAGCCGGCGGCGACGCCACTGATCCCGCCGCGCTGACCGACGGCGGCGAGTCGCCGCTCGCTTCGACCCGTCCGTCGGCGCCGACGACGACCGGGGGCGACGGCCGCGTCACCGTTTCGGTCCCGACGGCCGACGCCGAGCAGCTGCTGGCCGTCGACCGTGGCCAACTCCGCGTCCAACCGCGGGACGCCCCTGCCGAGTTCGAACTGCTCTCGGTGCTCCGACGAACCGGAAAGTTCGTCGAGTCGCTGGCGGTTCGGGCGGGCGGTCCGCTCGACGGGGCGGCGCTCGACCCTGCCGCGATCCGCGAGGACCACGGCGTCACCGTGCTCGGCATCCGGCGGTCCTCGGCCGACGCCGACGGCGGTCGCTGGACGTTCTCGCTCGACTCCAGCCCCGAACTCGCCCCCGAGGACGCGGTGTTTGTCGCCGGGCCGCCCGATGCCGTCGCCCGCGCCCGGGAGGTGCTGTCGTGA
- a CDS encoding potassium transporter TrkA, with protein sequence MVAPMIEAALTAAVRIAGLAALSGGVAFLAALAYRWYGRTAIPDGPAVLLGLSSVALWLNTTATLIGAIGGNDALVEPTTALYTVGAFVVAGIAADAGKRAGDRVALDTATFSAGVSGSLDADVSALVRARGRTIRVTLPDEIDDVEGYDPVAPDRKDDIAGTTLHFPRGLTVGDLRERIAARLEDDYGVGYVDVEVSADGEVEHLALGRRQAGLGRTLPPGTVGVALRADPAFSASPGDAVEVWSAGADAERVTTAELRAAVDDIVTLVVDERDADALDAAEHYRLVTLPREPRADRELLAGIREADEVAGVVDVAAGDDLDGTTVGGLAATVVAIDGPNGLEGTPRPGRALASGDRVYALGRPENLRRIGARPSEIASD encoded by the coding sequence ATGGTAGCACCCATGATCGAGGCCGCGCTGACCGCGGCCGTCCGGATCGCCGGGCTGGCGGCGCTCTCTGGCGGCGTCGCGTTCCTCGCCGCGCTGGCCTATCGCTGGTACGGCCGGACGGCGATCCCCGACGGGCCGGCGGTGCTTTTGGGCCTGAGCAGCGTCGCGCTCTGGCTCAACACCACCGCGACGCTGATCGGCGCCATCGGCGGCAACGACGCCTTGGTCGAGCCGACGACCGCACTCTACACGGTCGGCGCGTTCGTCGTCGCCGGGATTGCGGCCGACGCGGGCAAGCGTGCAGGCGACCGGGTCGCGCTCGATACCGCGACGTTCTCGGCCGGCGTCTCCGGCTCGCTCGACGCCGACGTGTCCGCGCTGGTCCGCGCTCGGGGACGGACGATCCGGGTCACGCTTCCCGACGAGATCGACGATGTCGAGGGATACGATCCCGTCGCCCCAGACCGGAAAGACGACATCGCCGGGACGACGCTGCACTTCCCTCGCGGGCTGACCGTCGGCGACCTCCGCGAGCGGATCGCCGCCCGACTCGAAGACGACTACGGCGTCGGCTACGTCGACGTCGAGGTCTCTGCGGATGGCGAGGTCGAACATCTCGCGCTGGGGCGGCGTCAGGCCGGCCTCGGTCGGACGCTCCCGCCGGGCACCGTCGGCGTCGCACTCCGGGCCGATCCCGCGTTCAGCGCCAGCCCCGGTGACGCCGTCGAGGTCTGGTCGGCCGGCGCCGACGCCGAGCGCGTCACGACGGCCGAACTGCGGGCGGCCGTCGACGACATCGTGACGCTGGTGGTCGACGAGCGCGACGCCGACGCGCTCGACGCCGCGGAGCACTATCGACTCGTGACACTCCCCCGAGAACCTCGCGCCGACCGGGAACTGCTCGCTGGCATCCGCGAAGCCGACGAGGTTGCCGGCGTCGTCGATGTGGCCGCCGGCGACGACCTCGACGGAACGACCGTCGGCGGCCTCGCCGCGACGGTCGTCGCAATCGACGGCCCGAACGGCCTCGAAGGGACGCCCCGCCCCGGCCGAGCGCTCGCTTCCGGTGACCGCGTCTACGCGCTCGGCCGGCCCGAGAACCTGCGTCGCATCGGCGCCCGGCCGTCCGAGATTGCGAGCGACTGA
- a CDS encoding GNAT family N-acetyltransferase: MTDGDLTVREATAEDYEDVVAFTEDTWPERETGDYLADVFHDWLAAEDAKTAVAVDDETAVGILQCTLLSDREAWLQGMRVAPDHRGRGVGSLLVEHLFDWAREQGATVARNMVFSWNQAGLGQSRATGFEPTTEFRWLEPDPDPDAEGPLDTTNDPDIAWQCWQESAARDHLRGLALAPEESWALRELTLADLRDAADEGVIAVTSEDGARAMTVRVRDYERETESGDSERVAEYGVAAWADLPAAESLVAAIKRDAAALGADRTRVLLPETVRHVSDGAALRAGISDTPDFVLAADLSGR; encoded by the coding sequence ATGACCGACGGCGACCTGACGGTCCGCGAGGCGACGGCCGAGGACTACGAGGACGTGGTTGCCTTTACCGAAGACACGTGGCCCGAGCGCGAAACCGGAGACTATCTCGCCGACGTGTTCCACGACTGGCTCGCCGCCGAGGACGCGAAGACCGCGGTCGCCGTCGACGACGAGACGGCCGTCGGCATCCTCCAGTGTACCCTGCTGTCCGACCGCGAGGCGTGGCTGCAGGGAATGCGCGTCGCGCCCGACCACCGCGGCCGGGGCGTTGGAAGCCTCTTGGTCGAGCACCTGTTCGACTGGGCACGCGAGCAGGGAGCCACCGTCGCCCGAAACATGGTCTTCTCGTGGAATCAGGCCGGGCTGGGCCAGTCGCGTGCGACCGGATTCGAGCCGACAACGGAGTTTCGCTGGCTCGAACCGGACCCCGACCCGGACGCCGAGGGGCCGCTCGACACGACGAACGATCCAGACATCGCGTGGCAGTGCTGGCAGGAAAGCGCGGCCCGAGATCACCTCCGGGGGCTCGCGCTCGCGCCCGAGGAAAGCTGGGCGCTGCGCGAACTCACGCTGGCCGACCTCCGGGACGCCGCCGACGAGGGCGTGATCGCGGTCACGTCCGAGGACGGCGCACGGGCGATGACAGTCCGAGTGCGGGACTACGAGCGCGAGACAGAATCGGGAGACAGCGAGCGCGTCGCCGAGTACGGCGTCGCCGCGTGGGCCGACCTGCCGGCCGCCGAGTCGCTGGTCGCGGCGATCAAGCGCGACGCCGCGGCGCTCGGCGCGGATCGGACGCGCGTGTTGCTTCCCGAAACGGTCCGGCACGTCAGCGACGGCGCCGCGCTCCGGGCCGGCATTTCCGACACCCCGGACTTCGTTCTCGCCGCGGATCTCAGCGGCCGGTAG
- the gatD gene encoding Glu-tRNA(Gln) amidotransferase subunit GatD, which produces MNAGDRVRVERAGQTYEGVLLPSTTPENLVVKLDGGYNVGVDRTDADVEVVESDVYDVEEGDAEAESEVEFDEDLPTISLISTGGTIASTVDYRTGAVTAQFDAEDVLRAVPDLAGLANYRGRVVANILSENMTPDVWQELAGVVAEEIEQGADGVVVMHGTDTMQFTASALAFMLDTPVPIVFTGSQRSADRPSSDNVMNAVCSVEAAKSDCAEVLVCMHEDESDDACALHRGTRVRKNHTSRRDAFETVGQQPIGRVDYDEREVTFRREHAERGESELAVSDDLNPEVALVKFTPGTDQAVLDLAAEKDGIVIEGTGLGHVHSDWIDRIDEITDAGTPVVMTSQCLDGRVCDRVYDTGRDLLDAGVIEGEDMLPGTAKVKLMWALANSEDVAETMQAPIAGESTDRSVPWE; this is translated from the coding sequence ATGAACGCAGGCGATCGCGTGCGGGTCGAACGCGCGGGACAGACCTACGAGGGCGTGTTGCTCCCCTCGACGACGCCGGAGAACCTCGTCGTCAAGCTCGACGGCGGCTACAACGTCGGCGTCGATCGAACGGACGCCGATGTCGAGGTCGTCGAATCGGACGTGTACGACGTCGAAGAGGGCGACGCCGAGGCCGAATCCGAAGTCGAGTTCGACGAGGACCTCCCGACGATCTCGCTGATCTCGACGGGCGGCACCATCGCCTCGACGGTGGACTACCGCACCGGCGCCGTCACCGCGCAGTTCGACGCCGAAGACGTGCTGCGCGCCGTGCCCGACCTCGCCGGGCTGGCGAACTACCGCGGCCGGGTCGTCGCCAACATCCTCAGCGAGAACATGACGCCCGACGTGTGGCAGGAACTGGCGGGCGTCGTCGCCGAGGAGATCGAGCAGGGCGCCGACGGCGTCGTCGTGATGCACGGCACCGACACGATGCAGTTCACCGCCAGCGCGCTCGCCTTCATGCTCGATACGCCCGTCCCGATCGTGTTCACGGGCAGCCAGCGCTCGGCCGATCGCCCCTCCAGCGACAACGTGATGAACGCGGTCTGTTCGGTCGAGGCCGCAAAGAGCGACTGCGCGGAAGTGCTCGTCTGCATGCACGAAGACGAGTCCGACGACGCCTGCGCGCTCCACCGCGGCACCCGCGTCCGGAAGAACCACACCTCGCGCCGGGACGCCTTCGAGACGGTCGGACAGCAGCCGATCGGACGCGTCGACTACGACGAGCGCGAGGTCACGTTCCGACGGGAACACGCCGAGCGAGGAGAGAGCGAGCTCGCGGTCAGCGACGACCTAAACCCCGAGGTCGCGCTGGTGAAGTTCACGCCCGGCACCGACCAAGCCGTGCTCGATCTGGCCGCCGAGAAGGACGGTATCGTGATCGAGGGGACGGGACTGGGTCACGTGCATTCGGACTGGATCGACCGGATCGACGAGATCACCGACGCGGGAACGCCGGTCGTGATGACCAGCCAGTGTCTCGACGGCCGGGTCTGCGATCGCGTCTACGACACCGGCCGCGACCTGCTCGACGCCGGCGTCATCGAGGGCGAGGACATGCTCCCGGGCACCGCGAAGGTGAAACTGATGTGGGCGCTCGCCAACAGCGAGGACGTGGCCGAAACGATGCAAGCGCCGATCGCCGGCGAGAGCACCGACCGGTCCGTTCCGTGGGAGTGA
- a CDS encoding metalloregulator ArsR/SmtB family transcription factor: protein MDSAALLDLLGNENRRRILRLLARKPCYVTEISEYLGVSPKAVIDHLRKLEEAGIVESRTDDQRRKYFHISRNLRLEVNVSPYEFGTKSAYPASRGFDITTWRYLTLDVQLDDAEEGTRELASELRELEQLENELSMAQRWVQGRITEVLDELTDDVDADGDSRLYADVLLALADGPKLVDDIAADAEAPPEMVEQVLADLSENGLVERVDDGWTLGD, encoded by the coding sequence ATGGACTCCGCAGCGCTGCTCGATCTCTTGGGCAACGAGAACCGCAGGCGCATCCTCCGCCTGCTGGCGCGCAAGCCCTGTTATGTCACGGAGATCAGCGAGTATCTCGGAGTCAGCCCCAAAGCGGTGATCGACCACCTCCGCAAGCTAGAGGAGGCCGGGATCGTCGAGAGCCGCACCGACGACCAGCGCCGGAAGTACTTCCACATCTCTCGGAACCTCCGGTTGGAGGTCAACGTCTCGCCCTACGAGTTCGGCACGAAAAGTGCCTATCCAGCCAGCCGCGGCTTCGACATCACGACGTGGCGGTATCTCACGCTGGACGTGCAACTCGACGACGCCGAGGAGGGAACCCGCGAGCTGGCCTCTGAACTCCGCGAGCTCGAACAGCTCGAAAACGAGCTCTCGATGGCCCAGCGATGGGTCCAAGGGCGGATCACCGAAGTGCTCGACGAGCTAACCGACGATGTCGACGCCGACGGCGACAGCCGACTGTACGCCGACGTGTTGCTGGCGCTGGCCGACGGCCCGAAACTGGTCGACGACATCGCGGCGGACGCCGAAGCGCCGCCGGAGATGGTCGAGCAGGTGCTCGCGGATCTCTCTGAAAACGGGCTGGTCGAACGGGTCGACGACGGCTGGACGCTAGGTGACTGA
- a CDS encoding DUF5802 family protein has protein sequence MFEEFSSGYYFGRLYVEPFDGDRAVIQRDQHERVNEQLYASGEGIERLDTPLVMKLDERHIPVHGDDGVPPDTLAIPAPLLDDVRIRNPPALKEVLLAKADRAQQLLRLTGTAPSDDAAASGSEWDPTAGT, from the coding sequence ATGTTCGAGGAGTTCTCCAGCGGCTACTACTTCGGCCGGCTGTACGTCGAACCGTTCGACGGCGACCGCGCTGTGATCCAGCGCGATCAGCACGAACGGGTCAACGAGCAGTTGTACGCCTCCGGAGAGGGGATCGAACGCCTCGACACGCCGCTGGTGATGAAACTCGACGAACGCCATATCCCGGTCCACGGCGACGACGGCGTCCCGCCGGACACGCTCGCGATTCCGGCTCCATTGCTCGACGACGTTCGAATCCGGAACCCGCCGGCGCTCAAGGAGGTGCTGCTCGCAAAAGCCGACCGGGCCCAGCAACTACTTCGCCTGACCGGCACGGCGCCATCGGACGACGCCGCGGCGTCCGGGAGCGAGTGGGACCCCACGGCGGGTACCTGA
- a CDS encoding transcriptional regulator, which translates to MREAEETTRRRIADQLREDAATPSALAAQVDVTAHAALDHVQHLARSLDPTDEQLLVAPPTCRECGFDGYDDPANLPSRCPECKHEGIDEPEFTIE; encoded by the coding sequence ATGCGCGAGGCCGAGGAGACGACCCGCCGGCGCATCGCCGACCAGCTCCGCGAGGACGCCGCCACGCCCAGCGCGCTCGCGGCACAAGTCGATGTCACCGCCCACGCGGCGCTCGATCACGTTCAGCATCTGGCGCGGTCGCTGGATCCGACGGACGAACAGCTGCTGGTCGCGCCGCCGACCTGTCGGGAGTGTGGCTTCGACGGCTACGACGACCCGGCGAACCTCCCTTCCCGGTGTCCCGAGTGCAAACACGAGGGGATCGACGAACCCGAATTTACCATCGAGTAG
- a CDS encoding Rieske (2Fe-2S) protein: MPPGTAIAAVEEIPEESTLVFTVEDIEADEEKEALLVELDDEVAGWLNYCQHMTHIKIDKGSGAPMRNGELVCENHGAYFESDTGYCSFGPCEGAYLEEVDVTVDAGTAYLTDDEYEFLRTGAIESDPSDLSSSSNVKI; encoded by the coding sequence ATGCCACCGGGAACCGCGATCGCGGCCGTCGAGGAGATCCCCGAGGAATCGACGCTCGTCTTCACCGTCGAGGATATCGAGGCCGACGAGGAAAAAGAGGCGCTGCTGGTCGAGTTAGACGACGAAGTGGCGGGCTGGCTCAACTACTGCCAGCACATGACTCACATCAAGATCGACAAGGGCTCGGGGGCGCCGATGCGAAACGGCGAGCTCGTCTGTGAAAACCACGGCGCCTACTTCGAGTCCGACACCGGCTACTGCTCCTTTGGCCCCTGCGAGGGCGCCTACCTCGAAGAGGTCGACGTGACCGTCGACGCCGGGACCGCGTATCTGACCGACGACGAGTACGAGTTCCTCCGGACGGGCGCGATCGAGAGCGACCCCTCGGATCTGTCCTCGTCGTCGAACGTGAAGATCTGA
- a CDS encoding SdpI family protein encodes MNARNRRAATIALVGIAALASAAVYGDLPAEMAIHWGPSGVADGWADRAVGAFLLPGLMAVLAAVLWAVPRLDPREENYASFRPTYDWFVVGVLALLVYVHGLVLATNLGVDVSMTRALVPAIAALYYGVGHLLDGIAPNWFVGIRTPWTLADDRVWERTHAVGGRLFKLAGVLSLGGLVAGEYAIVFLVGPVLLAALAATAYSYRAYSKLSN; translated from the coding sequence ATGAACGCGCGCAACCGACGCGCCGCGACGATCGCGCTGGTCGGCATCGCCGCGTTGGCGAGCGCGGCCGTCTACGGCGATCTACCCGCCGAAATGGCGATCCACTGGGGGCCGTCGGGCGTCGCCGACGGCTGGGCCGACAGAGCCGTCGGCGCCTTCCTCCTCCCCGGCTTGATGGCCGTGCTCGCCGCAGTCCTGTGGGCGGTGCCCCGCCTCGATCCCCGAGAGGAAAACTACGCCTCGTTCCGGCCGACCTACGACTGGTTCGTCGTCGGCGTCCTCGCGCTGTTGGTGTACGTCCACGGCCTCGTCCTCGCCACCAATCTCGGCGTCGACGTGTCGATGACGCGCGCGCTCGTCCCGGCGATCGCAGCGCTGTACTACGGCGTCGGCCACCTGCTCGACGGCATCGCGCCGAACTGGTTCGTCGGCATCCGGACGCCGTGGACGCTCGCCGACGACCGCGTCTGGGAGCGCACGCACGCGGTCGGCGGCCGGCTGTTCAAACTGGCGGGCGTGCTCTCGCTGGGCGGGCTCGTCGCCGGCGAGTACGCGATCGTCTTTCTGGTCGGGCCGGTGTTGCTCGCTGCGCTCGCGGCGACGGCGTACTCCTACCGGGCGTACAGCAAGCTGTCGAACTGA
- the psmB gene encoding archaeal proteasome endopeptidase complex subunit beta: MNHNLDNVGIEDPHEPEVAPIQTNEGAEDGEVTKTGTTTVGLTTADGVVIATDMRASLGGRFVSNKDVQKVEQIHPTAALTLVGSVGGAQSFIETLRAESNLYETRRGEPMSIKALATLAGNLGRGGPFRAIHPILGGVDEDGHHVYSIDPAGGVIADDYTVTGSGMQVAYGTLEQYYEEGLSNEEAKEVAARAVKSAVERDTGSGNGVFLAEITDEGVEIEGHKDFDDVL, encoded by the coding sequence ATGAATCACAACTTGGACAACGTCGGGATCGAGGACCCCCACGAGCCCGAAGTCGCACCGATCCAGACCAACGAGGGCGCCGAGGACGGCGAAGTCACAAAGACCGGGACGACGACGGTCGGCCTGACGACGGCCGACGGCGTCGTGATCGCCACGGACATGCGCGCCAGCCTCGGCGGCCGGTTCGTCTCGAACAAGGACGTCCAGAAGGTCGAGCAGATCCACCCGACGGCCGCGCTGACGCTGGTCGGCTCGGTCGGCGGCGCTCAGTCCTTCATCGAGACGCTGCGCGCCGAGTCGAACCTCTATGAAACGCGCCGCGGCGAGCCGATGAGCATCAAGGCGCTGGCGACGCTTGCCGGCAATCTCGGCCGCGGCGGCCCGTTCCGCGCGATCCACCCGATTCTGGGCGGCGTCGACGAGGACGGCCACCACGTCTACAGCATCGACCCCGCCGGCGGCGTCATCGCCGACGACTACACCGTCACCGGCAGCGGGATGCAGGTCGCCTACGGTACCCTCGAACAGTACTACGAGGAAGGCCTCTCGAACGAGGAAGCCAAGGAGGTCGCCGCTCGCGCCGTCAAAAGCGCCGTCGAGCGCGACACCGGCAGCGGCAACGGCGTCTTCCTCGCCGAGATCACCGACGAGGGCGTCGAGATCGAGGGCCACAAGGACTTCGACGACGTGCTGTAG
- the psmA gene encoding archaeal proteasome endopeptidase complex subunit alpha: MQGQHNQQAYDRGITIFSPDGRLYQVEYAREAVKRGTATIGVRTPDGVALVADRSVRSRLIEPESVEKLHEIDDHVGVASAGHVADARKLVDFARRRAQTEQLRYGESIGVETLAKSITDNIQEHTQTGGARPFGVSLLIAGTEDGEPHLYEADPSGVATEWKAVAVGGDRDVIQGHLEEEYTAELSADEGVGLALEALAQADSDGIDPASVDVAVIDAETDQYQPYGVEDVRDIVADLDVEVIDEEEE; the protein is encoded by the coding sequence ATGCAGGGACAACACAATCAGCAGGCCTACGACCGGGGGATCACCATCTTCTCCCCGGACGGCCGGCTCTATCAGGTAGAGTACGCCCGCGAAGCGGTCAAACGCGGCACGGCGACCATCGGCGTCCGGACGCCCGACGGCGTCGCGCTGGTGGCCGACCGCAGCGTCCGCTCGCGGCTGATCGAACCCGAGAGCGTCGAAAAGCTTCACGAAATCGACGACCACGTCGGCGTCGCGAGCGCCGGCCACGTCGCCGACGCCCGGAAGCTCGTCGACTTCGCGCGCCGACGCGCCCAGACCGAGCAGCTCCGGTACGGCGAGTCGATCGGCGTCGAGACGCTCGCCAAGTCGATCACCGACAACATCCAAGAGCACACCCAAACCGGCGGCGCCCGACCGTTCGGCGTCTCCTTGCTGATCGCCGGTACCGAGGACGGCGAACCCCACCTCTACGAGGCCGACCCCTCCGGGGTCGCAACCGAGTGGAAGGCAGTCGCCGTCGGCGGCGACCGCGACGTGATTCAGGGTCACCTCGAAGAGGAGTACACCGCCGAGCTGAGCGCCGACGAGGGCGTCGGACTGGCGCTCGAAGCGCTGGCTCAGGCCGACAGCGACGGCATCGATCCCGCGAGCGTCGACGTGGCGGTGATCGACGCCGAGACCGACCAGTACCAGCCCTACGGCGTCGAGGACGTGCGCGACATCGTCGCGGACCTCGACGTCGAAGTGATCGACGAGGAGGAGGAATAA
- a CDS encoding aminotransferase class IV: MKYHVDGELVPAAEATVSVEDRGFQYGDAVFETMRAYGGSIFEWEAHAERLANSCDALGIDHGCTDTELRERVRETLAANSLADAYVKLSISRGVQGGKLTPQSDADPTVVVIVDELPRGGVDGVDVWDEPAVVQTTKTRRVPDSAIPADAKTHNYLNGILARRELVEGADEALLRDADGRVAEGATSNVFFVGDDGLHTPSLGGPVLPGITRSVVIELAESAEIPIHEGRYTPDDVRNAEEAFLTNTTWELRPIETLDGIAVGGGPVTDLLSRLFDERVERRHYGGDTA; encoded by the coding sequence ATGAAATATCACGTCGACGGCGAACTGGTGCCGGCCGCAGAGGCCACCGTCAGCGTCGAGGATCGGGGCTTTCAGTACGGCGACGCCGTCTTCGAGACGATGCGAGCCTACGGCGGCTCGATCTTCGAGTGGGAGGCCCACGCCGAGCGACTGGCCAACTCCTGTGACGCGCTCGGCATCGACCACGGCTGCACCGACACTGAGCTACGCGAACGCGTCAGAGAGACACTGGCGGCGAACAGCCTCGCGGACGCCTACGTGAAGCTCTCGATCTCTCGGGGCGTGCAGGGCGGAAAACTGACGCCCCAGTCCGACGCCGATCCGACGGTCGTCGTCATCGTCGACGAGCTCCCACGGGGCGGCGTCGACGGCGTCGACGTCTGGGACGAGCCGGCCGTCGTGCAGACGACCAAGACTCGGCGGGTGCCAGACAGCGCGATTCCGGCCGACGCGAAGACCCACAACTACCTCAACGGCATCCTCGCGCGCCGGGAACTCGTCGAGGGCGCCGACGAAGCGTTGCTACGCGACGCCGACGGACGGGTCGCCGAAGGCGCGACGAGCAACGTGTTTTTCGTCGGCGACGACGGCCTGCACACACCGAGTCTCGGCGGCCCCGTCCTGCCGGGGATCACACGATCGGTCGTGATCGAGTTGGCCGAGTCGGCTGAAATCCCCATCCACGAGGGACGGTACACTCCCGACGACGTTCGGAACGCCGAGGAGGCGTTTCTCACGAACACGACGTGGGAACTGCGCCCAATCGAGACACTCGACGGCATCGCGGTCGGCGGCGGGCCCGTGACGGATCTGCTCTCGCGGCTGTTCGACGAGCGCGTCGAGCGGCGCCACTACGGCGGCGACACCGCCTGA
- a CDS encoding anthranilate synthase component II produces the protein MILVIDNYDSFAYNLVQFVAEAEIRAAERRGEEPTEPVVRRNDEIGVEEIRALDPDGIVVSPGPGTPADAGVSIPVFSETEYPALGVCLGHQALCSAHGAPVVHAPEVVHGKPSTVRHDGDALFEGLPEAFEVGRYHSLAVEREDLPESLVETARTDGEQAILMAVRHHDRPHFGVQFHPESILTGPVARESAGEELSLELGKRLIANFCAFARSYDRDEETAAGNGGGER, from the coding sequence ATGATCCTCGTGATCGACAACTACGATTCGTTCGCGTACAACCTCGTCCAGTTCGTCGCCGAAGCCGAAATCCGGGCAGCCGAACGCCGGGGCGAGGAGCCCACAGAACCGGTCGTCCGCCGGAACGACGAGATCGGTGTCGAGGAGATTCGAGCACTTGATCCCGACGGCATCGTCGTCTCGCCGGGGCCGGGAACGCCCGCCGACGCCGGCGTCTCGATTCCGGTGTTCTCCGAGACCGAGTATCCAGCGCTCGGCGTCTGTCTCGGTCATCAGGCGCTGTGTTCGGCCCACGGCGCGCCGGTCGTCCACGCGCCGGAGGTGGTCCACGGGAAGCCCTCGACGGTGCGCCACGACGGCGACGCGCTGTTCGAGGGGCTTCCGGAGGCGTTCGAGGTGGGCCGGTATCACTCGCTGGCGGTCGAGCGCGAGGACCTGCCGGAGTCGCTCGTCGAGACCGCCCGCACCGACGGCGAGCAGGCGATCTTGATGGCGGTTCGACACCACGACCGACCGCACTTCGGCGTCCAGTTCCATCCCGAGAGCATCCTGACCGGACCGGTCGCTCGGGAGTCAGCGGGCGAGGAACTCTCGCTGGAACTGGGCAAGCGCCTGATCGCCAACTTCTGTGCGTTCGCGCGGTCGTACGACCGGGATGAAGAAACAGCAGCCGGGAACGGCGGAGGAGAACGATGA